The Grus americana isolate bGruAme1 chromosome 5, bGruAme1.mat, whole genome shotgun sequence region tgcccctACCTGGGGCTGCCTTGGGGTCACTCCGCTCCACGCTGTCCTTGGGGTAATACGGCAGCTTCGTCCCCGACCCCTCCGATAGGGAGCCTGGCGGGGGGAGGACGGGGTGGCGGGGGTGGCCGGAGCCGGCCCCTTGCCGCAGAGGGACGTCCCCGCACCCTGACCAGGGCTCCCAGCCCCGGTGCTGCGGTGGGGCCGTGGGACAGAGCCCCCCGCTCTTCGTGGGGCAACCACCGGGCACGGGGGGGCTGCACCCACCTGAGCGACTGGGCACCTCCTGGTACTCCGGCGTCAGGGCGTAGTCCAGCTCCTCGTAGATGGCGTCAGAGATGGCGCCCACGGCTCCGTCGGGGCCTGAAATGACGGGCAGCGCTCAGCCGgggccctgggacccccaaaccggctctgccctggcacccACCCACCGGCACCCACCTCGGCGCTGAGCCCGGGCACGGCACGCCTGCACGGCCAGGGCGCCCAGGGCCAGGCACAGCAGCGTCCCCAGGACCGCGCACAGGACCGTGGGCACCGACGCGGTCCCCGACGCTGCCGCCGgggtggtgctgctggggacaccTGCGGGGACGTCGCCGGCGGCGTGAGGGGGGGACCCCGGCCAGCCCGGCGCGGGGGGGGCTGCCGCCACAGGCCGAGCTGCCTGCGCGAGCGGCACCGTCGGGGCAGCGACTAcctggggatggggtgggggtcccGCTCGTGCCACCGCTGTCCTCGTCACAAGTGACGTGGGCGTCCCCGTCGGGGCCGCAGTCCTGCAGGTGCCAGGGTGCCACCGGGCACCGCCAGAGCCAGCGAGCCCCCTCCTCGCAGCCCACCCAGGACAGCCAGGCGGGCGCGGGGTCCTGGGCAGGGGCGGCCACCAGCCAGCCCCCGTccccgcagcccagctgccggcaGACGGCGCTGGCCGTGGCGGGGCTGGTGCCGTTGGCGCACACGCGGCCCCAGGTGCCGTTGTAGAGCACCTCCAGGTGCCCGTTGCAGCGGGTGCTGCCGCCCACCAgccgcagggagagctgctctgcaaggggggggggggggggcgttcaCGGCAGGGCTGCGCCGGGGACCCCCACGGGGGGatggcccccccacccccgctccCTGATCTGGGGTCGCACGGCACTGACCTGAGCACACGGCTACCGCCCCGCCACCGCGCCGGCAGACGTGCCGTGCCAAGGCCGGGCAGTCCCAGAGCGACGCCTCCGTCCCGGCGCAGCCACCGGCATCCGGCCACAGGGGCCCCGTGCCGGGACCGAAGCGAGCCGACCTGGGTTCCTCCAGAGCCGTTCCGCAGCCCAGCTGGCGGCAGACGACCGTGGCGTCCGAGAGGTCCCAGGTGTCCTGGCAGACGCTGCCCCAGGTGCCATTGCCGTAGATCTCCACTCGCCCGGCGCAGCGCCCGGGGCCGCCTGCCAGCCTCACCCGCCGGCTGCCTGCGGGGCACGGAGGGGACCGGGCTGGGGCGGCTGCTCGGGGTGCCGGCACCCCCCCCACGGCCCTTCCCGGGACACTCACCCGAGCAGACGATGGCCACCTCTTCAGGGCTGCTGGTCGGCACGACGGCCATCCCCGAGACGTTGCACTGGGCCACGCTCTCCTCGGTGCCGGCGCACCACAGCCCCCGCAGCGCCGCGGTGCCCGAGCCCGGCACGCTGTAGATCTTCTCCGGCATGCCGCAGCTCAGCTGCCGGCACACCACGCCGCCACCCCGGGCGTCCCACAGCCCCGCCGGCACACGGGCCCAGGCACCGAGGCTTGCGGCGACCTCCAGCCGCCCGTCGCACCGGCTCTCCCCCTCCGCCAGCCGCAGGGGCTCGGCAACGCCTGCAAAATCCCCGGCAGCGCCGTGGGGCCGTGGCACCAggcctgggaggggggggggggggagggcaccCTGAGGGGATGGTGGAGCCGCTTCGGCCCTTCCCTCGCCCCAAAATGGCCCTGTGTCCTCTGCTCCCCATTTTTAGGGTGTCCCAAAAGCCCCCCGAGGCTTTTCCCGGCCTGTGCCATACAGACCTGAGCAGTTGACGGCGGCAGCGTGGCCGGGGAGGCAGGGGggctcccccagcaccaccgTGGGGCACTCGCCCGGGTGCCGCTCGCTCCCGTCGCAGCCGAAGATGTCCCGCCGCAGCGGCCCGTCCCCGACGCCGAAGGAGCCTCCCGGGGGCACGGTGGCGGCGCGGCCGCAGCCGAGGTGGTGGCAGAGGACGTGGGCGTCGGGCAGGTCCCAGTCGGTGGCGCAGACGgacccccacgtcccccccgcctccgcctccACCCGCCCGGCGCAGCTCGAGCTGTTGTCCCCCAGCCGGAAACCGGTGTAGGCTGCGGCAGAAAGGGTGTTgggaggggggacacacacacgaTGGTAcggggaccccccggcaccccccccccggtgtccccagggCTTACGGGAGCAGATGATGCCGGCATGGCCGGTGCAGCCCTGGCCGCGGGGCTGCCGCTGGGcgcaggcagagaggaggagcTCGGTGCCGGTGCACTCGAACCCCCCCTCCCAGAGCGGCCCCGTTCCCGCCTCAAACCAGCCGTGGACGGCCAGCGCCgtgccacagcccagctcccgGCACACCACCTGGGCGGCCTTGATGTCCACGTGGTCCTGGCAGACGCTGGTCCAGGTTCGGCCACGCCGCACCTCCAGACGCCCGGCGCAGGCGCTGGCGCTGCCGACCAGCCGGGTGAACCCTGCCAGGAGAGCCACAGGGTCAGTGGTGGGGGACATGCCGGGACTGGCGCGTCCCTCCCTGCCGCCTGGCTCCTACCTTGGCAGACGACGGCGGTGTCAGAGCTGTGAGTGCCACCATAGGGTCCCCAGCCATGGATATCGCAGTTCCAGAGGGCGGTCTCGTCCCCACGGCAGTCGATCACAGCCAGGCTGATGGGGCCGTCCCCTTTGCCGAAGCGGGCGCTGGCAGCATAGGCACCGGTGGCCGAGCCACAGCCCAGGTGCTGGCATACCACCTCGGCGTCCTCCATGTTCCAGTTCGTGTCTGCCACTGAGCCCCAGCGTCCCTGGAGCTTCACCTCCACCCTCCCGGCGCAGGGACCCCCGCCGCCGACCAGCCTCAGCTCCATCGCGTCTGCACCGGGGCACCGGCACGGCCTCAGCCCCGCTGGGGGATGCCCCGGCACATGGCGGGTGTCCCTGCACGGCCACCCCTCCCCTCACCTGCACAGGTCACCCCCACGTCCCAGCTGTGGCCACAGAAGTGCTGACCCCAGCCGTAGTTGGGACACTCCTGCAGCATCGTCTCGTCGCCCTGGCAGAAGAAGGGCTGGAGCCAAATCCGGCCGGTGCCCTGCCCGAACGGGGCGTAGGGGGACGACCTGACCACCGGGCCACAGCCCAGGTACCGGCACACCACGGTGGCCCATCTGGCTTCCCGGTCGTAGTCATAGGCGCAGACGGAGCCCCACTCGCCCTCGTGCTTCACCTCCACCCGGCCGGCACAGCGCCCGCCGCCGTCCACCAGCCGCAGCTCCCCGGTGCCTGCGGAGGGAGGGTGCTGAACCCAGcccggggctgggagcggggtgtcccctgccccacagctgccccccaccccgggagCTCACCCCCGCAGAGCTGCACGCacaggagcagccccagcaccccgacGGGCACCATCTCGCCGAGCCAGACCCCCCCGGTGCGGGGCGGGTGATATATAGGCAGCGCCGCAGCCGGGAGCCAATGGAGGCGGCAGCACCTTTCGAGCCGTTATCAGGTGGGTTATCTCCCGGCTGGCGGGGCCCCGGCCTCCAATAACGTGCTCCGTGCCCAAATATGAGACTTGGCTCCGCTTCTGGCGTCACGCACCTCGCCACAGTGGGTCGGCACCCGGATGTCCCCGGGGAGAGCCAGCCCCCCCCGAGGCATCTGCCGCCGGCACGGGGCACGTGGGCCCTTCCCCGCCGTGTTTCCCCGTGGGGCTGACCCCGCTGCCAGCGCCCGGCAAGAGCCCGGTCCCAATGGCAACAGGATTCACCCCAAAACCTACCAAAGCCTCCACAGGGCCTCCCTCAGCACCGGCACAGGGCAAAGCCCAGAGATCTCGGCATGTCGGTGCCCGTCCTTGGGGTGCTGCCCTCCCTGGGGGTGCCCGGAGACCCCCGGGGGGGGATCAAAGCAAAGCAGCCCCCGTCTCACCGCGCTGTTTGCAGGTGGCACATCCCCAGCCCCTCGCGGAGCCCGGCAGCACATGGCGGCGCTGCCTGCAGTCGTGTCCCCGCGCTCGCCTCGCAGTGCGGGCAGGAAGGAGGCGGTTTCACCCCAGACGGGGACCCGGCATCGGCATCGACCGCACGCGGCTCCCCGGCCACCTGCAGTGCTACCGACATCGCCAGTATCTGCCCGCGGTGACGCCACTGGCGGCTGCACGGAGCCGACCcggtgccggggaggggggacctAGGTCTAGCTGCTTCTCCTCAAATTGTTGTCCCGCAAGGCTGATCCTGGGAGCGAATAAACCCACTAAGGTCGTTAGGTTATTATTACTGTGGAGCATTTTTGCAGTGCTTCAACTGTGAATCCCCAGCCTGGGTGGATCCAGATCTCAAGAGCTGTAATGAGTCCAGCAAGGACGCTGCAGACCTTCTGGGCGCGATCAGACAAAGCCTGTATTTCCTGCAAAGCTTTAACCACTCTTGTACCTATCGGTCTTCCTGGCTTGCCAGTTGAAACTCCCCGTAGTTAACCTCAGCTTGCGCTTCAGCGCCGACTTCAAATCCTGCTCGGTCTACTAATATTAAAACTTGGTACCTCTCACCTCTTCAGTAGCTCCGGTCGCTGCAACACCATCCACGtaagatgtttttttctctagtcTCTGGAGACAACAGTTTGAGCAAGTTTCTGGCATGAGCCTGTGCCCGCAGGTACGTTGTGAAGCCCCGGCGATACCTGCGCAAAGGTTTATTCCCTCTCTCGAAATGCAAATCTGAAAATTGACTCTTCAATAAGCGGGACGGCGAAGAAGCTGTTGGATCTAGAAGTGAAACCCACTTGTTGTTTGCTGGCAACTTGGCGATAATCGCTGGCGTCTTCGCTAAAGTAGGAGCTGTTCTCACGGGGAATGCTTTTCTTTGGCAGTACTCCACCAACATTCGCCAGGGTTTTCCATCGGCCTTTCTAATGGGCCGCAGTGGAAAATGATACGGGTTTGTAATTTCTCAAGAAACACCCTGTTTAAAATAATCCTTAATGATTTCACTCGGAGCAGCAGCGGCTGCTTTAGGGTGTGAGCGACCGGCAGGTCCCACTGCTTCAGCATGGGCAATGGCAGGCGATAAAGGCACGCGATGGGCTCTGCTTAGAGAGTTTGTCTCTTAATGATGTCTAAAAGAGCCTtcactctatttttttaaaaatagtttcccCACTACTTGCTCTCCTGCTTTATTAGTAGCAGCACTGAGgactatttttcaggttgctGTCATTGATGAAGCATGCCTTTGGTTTATTGCTGGGTTCTTTAAAAAGGACTCTTTAATAACGGGCTCTTCCCAGGATTCTGTACCTGTCTCCATCAAAGCTTGTCTCTGGCCTCTCACCCTTTGTAACGGCCTTTGCCTGGTTTCTGTACTGCTGACACAAGAAAAtctcaccataaaaaaaaaaatctaatgcgAGTCCACCCTCCACCTTCCAATCGCTTTCTAAAATAAGGGGATCTCCACCGCCGCATCAAACGCCCACCGGTACCTTCACGTCTCCTGGGTCACCCCCCAGGACCCGGCACCCATTTGTGCGGGCAGGGCCGGCTGGAAGCCAACCTCCTTACCGACGCCGCCTTCGGCCAGCTGGGAGCCGGCAGAGACGCAGGAGCATCGCGCTCTCCCGCTACTGCTCCTCTGAGCTGTGCATCGCTCCTTCCAGCAAACCCCATCCCGCTTCGTCGCATCTCCTGCTACCTCCTTTAATGCTCTCCAGAGCCCTTAACATCTGTAATCCAGTTTTGGTTTTCCCCCTCTGCCATCACCATTTCCCAAACATCCCCTATTCCTCTGCCGCCTCAGCTCCGGTTTACAGGAAACTAATTCCAGCCAGATCTGCTCCCGAGGAGCCGGGGGATGGCACTTATCTCCTAAAGACCCGGGAGATTCGAAACGGGGAGGAGAACAGTGACAGCAGAAATAAGGAACcccaaaggaggaggaggaggaggaggcggcgatGGCAGCTCCGTGACTTTTCTTACCAAGCTAGTAAAAGGCTTGGGGACCCCGAGCAAAGCGCATTTTCTCTGGCAGGGTTGGAAATTCGGGGGCTCGGTGGTTTTTCAGTTGAACCCACAACCTGTTGTTAGGAGGAGGGTGAGCTGCCAGCACCGGGGAGGCGAGaggcagcagaggggctgcgcaTCTGCGAGCATCAGCGCGCTTTCCTAAAGCCgccttttccccccaaaaccagcatcTTCCTTGTGGGCTCGTTGCCGGGAATCCTTCAGGTAGGAAATTGCCCACCCGCGTGGTTTATGGAGGCCGGCTGGCGAGTCGTCCCGCGGcgaggaaggaggaagggtgTGCCGGATGTTGGGCTGCCATTCAAAAGCGAAACCCTGCCTGCGCGCGGGACGGGGATTTCGGGCAGCGCCTCAGCCCTTCTGGCAGCCACCCGCCATCCTGCCGCCCGGTGCGGTGAGTGCATCGCGGCACGGCCGGCCACGCTGCGCCGAGGGACGGTGCGGgcacggtgggatggggaaccGGCCAGGTGGGGCAGGGGGTACCGGGCTGTCCCCGGGGCCGGAGGGGCTCTGCCCtgaggggctgcagctcccagtCTGGTTAGAAGCCCCCACGATGCTTTTTTGggtgcttttctctctcctgtgccGCATCCGGGGGGgatcctgcagccctgccaacCTTGCGGAGCTGGGGTGACTGTTCCCAGTCTTTCCATCGCGGGAAGAACCGCGCTGTACAGGACAAACTCGGCGCTCAGCTCCAAAACCTCTTGCCGTGGTGCAGCCGGGACTTCTAACCGCTGGTGTTTTCAGGTGACATCCCGGCACGGCAGGGGAAGAGCATCCATTAGCCGTCCTCTTACAAGCACTCCAAGGTCTCGCACCTAAAGACTTTTGGGAGTTTAAGACAAAGTTATCGGAGGTTCGTGCAGAAGGACGACGGAATATCCCCAGGGATTCACTGGCAAAGGCCACCAAACCTTGCGCGCTCATCAGCTGCATGGGCAAGAACTACAGCGAAGACGCCGCGATGGACGCAGCGATTGGGTTGTTCGAAGAGATGAACCAGAGAGACCTCGCTGAGAAACTCCCGGATGAGAAGGTGAAAGGTAGGGAGCCAGCGTacgttttgcttttctttgcctcttgTCCCCTTGAGGGTCCTTGGAGACAGGCACAAGTCGGTAAGAGCAGGTTTTGGCTTCCCAGGGAGCCTGGGAACGTGAAGACGTCCCGCTGTGATCCTGTTAGCGTGGGGGCTGTCCTCTTGCTCTCCCCACTTACTGCCGGGCTCCCTCTTCTCCTGGAGAAGAGCCTGCAGCTCTCGGCACCGCCTGGCCGGCAGCTGGGCAGATCCTCTCCTCCTGGGATGGGGATCCAGGGCATCTCTGCAGAGCTCACGTTGGGTAACGCCTTGGAGCCGCAGGCATCCCCGGGAGCCCGGGGACGGTGCCTGTGGCCTCCGGGGCACGAGCAAGAGCGGGACGGAGGCCGCAGGTGGCCCCGGGCAATTGCGTCTGCTCCCAGGGTGGATGGGCGTTGCAGGGCGGTTAAAACAGGGGTTGATGGATCAGGATGATGGGGGGACGTAGCAGAGAAGGACCCCCCTACTGACCGGAGGCCCGAAATCCTCGCAGACCGATGGCCTTATCGCCTCTGCCAGACTTAGGAAAGCGTTGAACCAAGCGTCCCGTTGGCGTGTCAGGAGCGCGGTTGGGCTGGTTAGGAGCTCCTCGGGAATCCGGCTGCGCTGGGGACTGACTCTGCTTCTCGCCGGTGCAGAGTACAAGCAGAAATACAGAGAGCATGTGGCCCGGGAGTTCCTCCGGTACAAAGATGTGAACTCCTGTCTCGGGGAGAACCTGTCCGTCAGCAGCCGCTACACCGACCTGACCGTCGCCAGGAAACCTTGGAGCAAGCGCGGAGGTGAGCATGAAGCCGCGGGCGCCGGCCGTGGATGTGCCGACATCGGCAACGGACCAGCCACCGTCACCGTCACCACGCAGACGCTGTTTAAACTCGATGAAGATGGGCAAACGCTGCAGGTCGTGGTGCTGGTGGGGGCCCCGGGGATGGGGAAGACAATGACGGTCAGGAAGGTGATGGTGGAGTGGGTGGAAGGGACCCTCTACGCACAGTTTGACTACGTCTTCTGCATAGACTGTAAAGACCTTGCCTTCACCAAGGAAGCGAGCGTGGCAGACCTCATCTCAAAGTGCTGCCCTCACAGGCAAACGCCCATTGGGAAGATCCTGGATGACCAGAAGAAGATCTTGTTCATTTTTGATGGGTTTGAGGCCCTGGGACTTTCCTTGGTTCAGCCCACACGTGAGCTGAGCTCCGACCCCAGAGAAGTGAAGCCGCTGGAAACCACCCTGATGAGCTTGTTGAAGAAGACTGTTCTCCCCAAGTCCTCCTTGCTCATCACCACCAGGCCAACAGCCCTTCAAAGCCTGGGGCGGTGCCTGGAGGGCGCGTATTACGCCGAAATACTGGGATTTTCGGCAGCCGTGAGGGAGCAGTATTTCCACAGGTATTTTGAGAACTACAGGGAAGCTGATGCGGCCTTCAGGTTTGCCAGGGGCAACAAGATCCTCTACAGCTTGTGCGTCATCCCTGTCATGAGCTGGACTGTCTGCACCATCCTCGAACAAGAGCttcacaagaagaaaagcctCGTCGAGTGCTCTAAAGCCACCACGCAGGTGAGCATGTGTTACCTCTCCCGGTTAATGAAGTGCAGAAGCAGGGACGACCCGCAGGACCTCCAGCGGTTCCTGCACAAGCTCTGCTCCTTGGCCGCTGATGGCATCTGGAAGCACAAGGTCCTCTTTGAGGAGAAGGACATCAAGGACCGTGGCTTGGACCAGCCGGACcttctccccctcttcctcaATGAGAAGATCTCAAAGAAAGGCGTAGACCATGAGAACACCTACAGCTTCACTCACCTGCACCTCCAGGAGTTCTTTGCAGCGATGTTTTACGTCCTGGAGGACAACGAGGAAATGGTCGGTGACGCGGGGGCTCTCCTGAAGGACGTAAATACGTTATTAGAAAGCTCTAGCAAGTCCAGGAAGGATTTGAACTTGACGGTGCGGTTCCTGTTTGGTCTGGTAAGCCAAAAATCAATAGAGTATGCGGACAAAATCATCGGGTGCAGAATTTCACCGCAAGCCAGGGAAgctatgctgaggtggcttcaGGGGAGGCACAGAGGCATCTCCCATCCCAGCCGAGCGCTGAAGGTTTCCGACTTGGACACTTTCCACTTTTTGTTTGAGATGAACGAGGAAAGCTTCGTCCAAAGCGCGTTGGGTCGTTTCACCGACATAGACTTGCAGGACGTCAAGTTGACCCTGTACGACCAAATGgctctttccttctgcatcaGGCagtgggctgagctgggctgcgTCACCCTCCGGGGATGCTCCTTCGACCAGGACGATCCCGGGGAGGAGCCGGATGCCTCGGTGCCTCGGTAAGTACTgcccctccctgctccagcaacCCAAAATCGCAAAGAATTCTCCTTCTCCACGCAAAGGATGCGTTTGGAGGCATTTCAGCTCCTTCCACCCAAAGACCAGCTTGTCCTTTCACTGCGGGTTTAATTCCTCAGCGGGGGACGTTTGCCTTTTTCTTGGGGAGAAGTGTGGGACAATAAGGATCACGTGGGCTCCTCCATCCGCTGCATGCGGTGGGATTGGTGGAGGCGGAGCAGCTCAACTCACCTTCCCCAGCCCGAACGGGCCCATCTGCGCCCGGGGGTCAGTTTGGCTTCACGTCCCCCTTCTCGCACGCGAAGGGCAGATCCCCGGTGCTGAAACGGCAAGTACGCCCCAAGCTTTGCCCGAGAGCGGGGTAACTCCAGCAGTAACGCTCGTGATCCTTTGCATCTCCAAAGCCATGGAGGTCCCTCCTGAGGAGCTGGTGGCGCGCTCTCCTTCGGGGGTGCGCTGTGCCGGCGTCGAAGCCGGGAGCTCCCAGCGCCGGTGAGGGCTGCCCGTGCCCCCCGGGgccctgtccccctgcagctccGGTGCCTCAGGACCTGGAGGacatccccatccccgtgtcctCGCCGAGCGGCAGCGAGAGGAGCTACACTCCCCCATCCACCCGCTCTGCCAGGCCCTGCGGCACCCGGGCAGCGACCTGCAGGCACTCCGGTAAGAGACCGGTGCTCGGCGCCGAACCGAAACCGCAGCCGCTGGCACAGGGAGGGTGCGAGGCCGGGGCCTGGTCACCCCGGCTGGCTCTGGGGCacgggtggggggcacccaaacCAGAGGGGTGCAGGCGGGTGGGTGCTGTACAGGGGGtgggagcagcacagggagcacTGGCACCCGCCACACTGCCCACCCCAGCCTGGGGACCACCAGCATGTGGTGGGTGGGGTCCCACCTGCTGATTGGCTGGGGCATGGGTGGGGTCTCTCCATGCTGATTGGCTGTGGGATGGGCGGATGGGTGCAGTCCCTCCATGCTGATTGGTCCCGCTGTGGGTCAATGGGTGCAGTCCCTCCATGCTGATTGGTCCCGCTGTGGGCCAATGGGTGCAGTCCCTCCATGCTGATTGGTCCCGCTGTGGGCCAATGGGTGCAGTCCCTCCATGCTGATTGGCCAGGTGGcagtgctgggcagctgggggcagGTGTGATGAGCCCGTCTGTTCTCTGCGGCTCTCCCCGCAGGCTGCAGTGGTGCGGGCTGTCGGAGAGCTGCTGCGCGGAGCTGGCGGCGCTGCTGGCCGAACACCCCAGCCTGGCCCGGCTGGAGCTGGGCGACGGCACGCTGAGCGACGGCGGCGTGCGCCTGCTGTGCGAGGGGCTGCGGCAGCCCGGCTGCCGCCTGCGCGTCCTGCGGTGAGTGGCCCCGGGCACCCCACGGGGGGCCAGACCCGCGGGCTGGGGCGCGGTGCTGGGGAGCTACCCCAAAACCGTCCCTCTGGGGTGGCGTCGTCCCTCTGCCCCACTCTCCCAGGGCGAGGAGCTTGAAAGCGGCGACACCGGGCTGGGGACCGTCACCGCGGTGGGGTGGCCCGGCGGGGGCTGGCCCTGAGGCTCCGGCCGGCCGGTCCCCGGCAGGCTGTGGTACTCCCGCCTCACCAGCGCCTGCTGCGAGGACCTCGCCGCCGCGCTGGGCACCAGCCCGTGCCTGGAAGAGCTGGATTTGTCCTTCAGCGAGGGGCTGCGCGACGCCGGCGTGCAGCTGCTGTGCGAGGGGCTCCGGCGCCGCACCTGCCGGCTGCAGACGCTGCGGTAAggggccgcggggccggccGGCGCTCCATCCTTCCCACCCGGAGCGGCTCGCCAACCGGCTGGTCAAAGCCCGCGTCCCCGTTTGCCTTGGTCGCGCAGGTTGGGGAGCTGCCGGCTGACGGGCGCCTGCTGCCGAGCCCTGGCCGCTTGGCTGGTGGAGAGCCCCAGCCTCGCCTGCCTGGACCTGAGCGACAACGAGCTGGGAGCTGACGGCGTCCTgcacctctgccagcagctccgGCATCCCGCCTGCTCGCTGCGGGCCCTGGGGTAAGCCCGCACGTCCCCCTTCCATCCCCGGCATCCCCGTGCCGGCGTTTTGCGGTCGGATGCCGCAGGACGCGGAGGGGGATACCCAGCGTCCCGGAAAGCAGGGGGTGGGCTTTAACAGctcttctcctttgctcttcctttttaatttaaagactgAGCACGCCTGGGTTAAACGAGGAGGCGCTGCGGGAGCTGGCTGCCGTGCGGGCGCTGAAGCCCGACCTGAAGATCGGGTACTTCCTCGAGCAGGACGTGCCGCAGGCGGGGGCCATGGCCCGGCTGCCCTTCCGCCGCGGGGTCCTGCCCGGCGTGGGGGACCCGGGGGGCGGGAAGGTGCTCCCCCCCTTTAGGAGAGGGCTCCCCCCCTTTAGGAGAGGTCCTTGCAGCAGCCGGAGCCAGTTCTAGCCCGGTGCTGCCAAAGTGGGGGAAGCCGCCCCGGGTTGGAGCCTGCCCCAGGCGCGGGGGGACAGGGGGTCCCAGGACACCCCCCCGtgcccttctccttcctccgcCGTCCCCACcgtgcccagggctgtgtctgtgggtccagctcctgccccacagccccgaGGGATGGCTGACGTACCCCGGAGCGAGGTGCCAGCCCTGGACGCGAGGCTCCAAGCTTTTTAGTTTCAGGGTTtaatagaaaagagaaattccCAGTGAAAGAGCAATAATAATAAGAATACTAAAGAAACCCCAACCCTGCGGgagctgttttgctgctgtgctgcggCCCTGGGCAGGGAGATGTGACCTCCTCTGTGGCCAAGGCCACCCCATCTTGGGGACAGCCCCACCACCCTGCACGTGTGTGACCCGGGCATCCTCACAGCGATGTCCCCGGGGTGCTGATGCCAACATCGTCGTAGTCCACGGTCCCCgggggctgtgccggggggTCCCTCGCGGCTCCCGGGGGACTTGGCGGGGGGCAGCTCCCACCTTAGGGGACGCAGCAAAGGCTTGCCGCAGCCCCCGTGGatttgctgcctgctccctgcccgccACCGCAGCCAAGCCCCCCCCGGAGGTGGCTCTCCAGGGGACAGGGCGGCTCTGGCCCCTCTTACCTGCGGGTGGGACACGGCCCCAGCTCCTCTGCGCCTCCCCCTCGGAGATGTCCCCAGCGCTGGCAGCGGGGGACTCTTGCGACACAGCCGTGGCATCGTCATAGTAATGcgaggggctgtgctgggcaggggagtCTGGGGGGGTGCACGGGAGTGAGCCGCGGGGTCTGGCAGGGGTCTGGCTGAGCCACCCCCCGCCTCCGGACGTGCCACTGGGGACGTCCCGGTGGCACTGGGGCTGCAAGCTCTGGGCCAGAGccgcagcgggggggggggtcgatCGGCAGGGAAAGGGGATGCTTGGCTGCAcgctgctggggggggctgtgtgCCCTCGGTGCCCCAGCGCCTGGCCGTGGCCCCTCTCCCCCGGGCTCCCTGCCGGggtcctgcccctctgcccctACCTGGGGCTGCCTTGGGGTCACTCCGCTCCACGCTGTCCTTGGGGTAATACGGCAGCTTCGTCCCCGACCC contains the following coding sequences:
- the LOC129207344 gene encoding NACHT, LRR and PYD domains-containing protein 12-like, with translation MGKNYSEDAAMDAAIGLFEEMNQRDLAEKLPDEKVKEYKQKYREHVAREFLRYKDVNSCLGENLSVSSRYTDLTVARKPWSKRGGEHEAAGAGRGCADIGNGPATVTVTTQTLFKLDEDGQTLQVVVLVGAPGMGKTMTVRKVMVEWVEGTLYAQFDYVFCIDCKDLAFTKEASVADLISKCCPHRQTPIGKILDDQKKILFIFDGFEALGLSLVQPTRELSSDPREVKPLETTLMSLLKKTVLPKSSLLITTRPTALQSLGRCLEGAYYAEILGFSAAVREQYFHRYFENYREADAAFRFARGNKILYSLCVIPVMSWTVCTILEQELHKKKSLVECSKATTQVSMCYLSRLMKCRSRDDPQDLQRFLHKLCSLAADGIWKHKVLFEEKDIKDRGLDQPDLLPLFLNEKISKKGVDHENTYSFTHLHLQEFFAAMFYVLEDNEEMVGDAGALLKDVNTLLESSSKSRKDLNLTVRFLFGLVSQKSIEYADKIIGCRISPQAREAMLRWLQGRHRGISHPSRALKVSDLDTFHFLFEMNEESFVQSALGRFTDIDLQDVKLTLYDQMALSFCIRQWAELGCVTLRGCSFDQDDPGEEPDASVPRSGASGPGGHPHPRVLAERQREELHSPIHPLCQALRHPGSDLQALRLQWCGLSESCCAELAALLAEHPSLARLELGDGTLSDGGVRLLCEGLRQPGCRLRVLRLWYSRLTSACCEDLAAALGTSPCLEELDLSFSEGLRDAGVQLLCEGLRRRTCRLQTLRLGSCRLTGACCRALAAWLVESPSLACLDLSDNELGADGVLHLCQQLRHPACSLRALGLSTPGLNEEALRELAAVRALKPDLKIGYFLEQDVPQAGAMARLPFRRGVLPGVGDPGGGKVLPPFRRGLPPFRRGPCSSRSQF